The region ATGCTGGATTTTCAGATACTGGAAGCATCTGCTGGAATTCCATACCGAGTAATACTGCGTTCTTCATTTTTCCTTTTGCATAGCCTGGATGAATACTTGTTCCTTGTATCTTTAACTTTACACCTGCAGCATTAAAGTTCTCATATTCGATTTCTCCAAGCGTACTACCATCTACAGTATAAGCAAAATCTGCTCCAAATCCTTCTACATCAAAGAAGTCTACTCCACGGCCAACTTCTTCGTCAGGGGTGAAGCCAATCTGAATGGTTCCGTGTTCAATTTCTGGATGAGTTAGTAAGTACTCTGCCATTGTCATGATTTCCGCAATACCTGCTTTATCATCGCCACCTAACAATGTGGTTCCATCTGTTACTACTAAATCTTGACCTTCATTATTCTTAAGCCTTGGAAATTGTTTTGGAGACATAACAATTCCTAGTGCTTCATTTAATACAATATCCCCACCATCATAGTTCTTCACTACTCTAGGCTTAACATTTTCTGCGGTTAGCGCTGGAGCAGTGTCCATATGAGCTACAAATCCAAGGGCAGGTACTTTCTTCGTCGTTGTTGCAGGAATGGTAGCATACACATAACAATGCTCACTCATTCGAACATTCGTAGCTCCTAACGCTTTTAATTCCTGCTCTAAAGCTTTTGCAAGTATCCATTGTCTATCTGTACTTGGTACTGGCTCTTGATCATCCTCGGAAGTTGTATGAAAGCTAACATAATTTAAAAAACGTTCTAACACTTTTGACATATTGACCTCTTTCTGGTATTTTAACACCATTTTATTTTGAAATATTTCTCTCTAAGTTTTATAAAAAGTATGTTGTAAACAATTATCTCCAAAAAAGCTTTATGATTAATATTTATGCTTAATTTACGATATCTCACAACATTAATTGATAACTAATTTGATTTTCTTAGAAACAAAAATATTGATTCTAGGATATAGCGATATGACTCTTAGAAGTTAATGTGGCTTACTTATTATAGTATAAACGAATTCTTTCACTCCTATGTCCCACCAGTTTTCAATTTACCTGTTTGATAAATTCTACTACAAATTACAAGTCTACGCAAGCAATGCGTCTTAGAAAATGACTTTGCTAATAAAAAGCTATTGTAAAGCTGTCGATCTCTTGTAAGCATCGGCTCTACAATAGCTTTCCTATAAATCTCTACTTTTAACCTTTTTACTTTTAACCCCATACTTCCGATTCTAGAAAAACTCCCCTAACTCGTATAACTAATGTCTCTATTTAAAATAAGATACACCGGATTCAAAAATATACTGATTCTGATTTCCAAAGATGTTTAAAGCTACTCCATCTCCACGACGTTCGGAGTGTGCCATCTTACCAAGAACACGACCATCTGGACTTGTGATACCCTCAATTGCGTAATAGGAACCATTTGGATTATAATTTTCATCCATGGTTGGATTTCCATTCATATCAACATATTGAGTAGCAATCTGTCCATTTGCTGCAAGTTTCTTAAGCCACTCTTCATTTGCAACAAAGCGTCCTTCTCCATGAGAAGCTGGAATGGAGTAAACTCCGCCAAGTTCTGCCTTCCTTAACCAAGGAGATTGATTCGATACCACTTTCGTATACACCGTTTTTGAAATATGACGTCCAATATTATTCATCGTTAAGGTTGGCGAATCTACTGTCTGTGGCATAATCTCTCCATTTGGAACTAACCCAAGTTTAATCAAAGCTTGGAAACCATTGCAGATACCAAGTACTAAACCGTCTTTTATTTTTAAAAGGTCATTCACTGCATCACTGATACGAACATTACGAAAAGCTGTAGCAATAAACTTTCCAGAACCATCTGGCTCATCACCAGCGGAGAATCCACCAGGGAACATTAAGATTTGCGCTTCCTTGATTGCTTTCTCAAATGCGTCCACAGACTCTATAATACTTCTCTCATCCAAATTCTTGAATACTACAGTCTTAACCTCTGCACCAGCTCGTTCAAAGGCTCGTAAGCTATCATATTCACAGTTTGTTCCTGGGAAGACCGGAATAAAAACTTTTGGCTTTGCTACCTTATTCTTTGCTATATAAATTGTCTTTGCATCAAAAAGGTAGCATGGAACCTTTTCTGTCTCTACTTCTTCTTCCATATTAGAACGAGTTGGGAATACCTTTTCTAACGTGTTTGACCATGCAGATAATGCTTCTTCCATTGTAATAGATATATCTTTATAATTAAAAATGCGTGTATCTGTAACGGTACCTACCATCTGGTATGAAACATTTAGGGCATCTAATTTTACGAAATCTGATTCACTTACTTCCGCTACGATATCTCCGTAGGCAGGTGCGAATAAATCTGAATCTGTAAGATTAGGGTCAAAATCAACTCCTAACTGATTACCAAATGCCATCTTAGAAACACTTTCCGCAATACCCTTAGCACCTAAAGCATATGCCGATACGATAACCTTCTCATGAATTAATTTCGTAATCGCTTGATATAGATGTTGTAGCTTTTCATATTCAGGTAAATCATAGGAATCCTTCTCTATAGAGAAACGTACCAAACGATTACTAGCATTTTTTAATTCAGAGGTAACTACCTCATTTGCTTTCGCTACATCAACCGCAAAGGATACTAAGGTAGGTGGTACATCAATGTCATTGAAAGTCCCTGACATACTATCCTTACCGCCAATCGATGGAAGTCCCAGCTTCATTTGAGCATCATAAGCTCCAAGCAATGCAGTTAATGGTTCACCCCATCGACGTGCATCATTACCAAGCCTTCTAAAATACTCCTGGAAGGTAAATCGGATCTTTTTATGATCACCGCCTGCTGCCACAATTTTAGCAACAGAAGAAATTACTGCATATACCGCACCATGGAAAGGGCTCCAGCTGCTTAAGTAAGGATCATATCCATAGCTCATCATCGTTACGGTGTCACATGCACCACGAAGAACTGGTAGTTTTGCTACCATTGTCTGAACAGGTGTTAACTGAAATTTCCCACCATATGGCATCGTTACCGTAGCTGCACCGATGGAGCTATCAAACATCTCTACTAATCCTTTTTTGGAACAGATGTTTAAGTCAGAAAGCATTGATAACCACTGTTCTTTGATAGAGTTATCAACCTTTTTACCCATTTCCTCACAAAGAGTTTGCCCCTTAGAAGTTTCTTCCGAAGAAGTTTCAGACACTTCACCATGTAACTTTACAGTCTTAGCAGCAGGATAGAATGCACCCGCTTTAAAATAGTTCTCCTCTGCCTTTGGTATTGTTACTACTGCAGTTGCCTCCTGATGTGCCCCATTGGTATCTAAGAATTTTCTTGAGATATCAACAATTACTTTTCCACGCCAGTTAAGTACTAATCTAGGCTCTTCCGTAACCACTGCTACTTCTACAGCCTCCAGATTCTCCTCATTTGCATATGCAAGCATCTGCTCTACGTCATTTTTATCTACAACAATGGCCATACGCTCCTGAGATTCAGAAATCGCAAGTTCTGTACCATCTAAACCAGCATACTTTTTAGGAACCTTATCTAAATCAATACGAAGACCATCTGCTAATTCTCCAATAGCAACAGACACACCACCTGCTCCAAAGTCATTACATTTCTTAATTAATTTAGATACTTCCTCGCGGCGGAAAAGTCTCTGTAATTTACGCTCGGTAGGTGCGTTACCTTTCTGTACCTCTGCACCACAAGTCTGAATGGATTCTGTTGTGTGTACTTTAGAGGAACCCGTAGCACCACCACAGCCATCACGACCAGTACGACCACCCATTAAAATAATGATATCACCTGGCTCGGAATTTTCTCGAATCACATTTTTTCTTGGTGCAGCACCCATAACAGCACCAATCTCCATTCGTTTTGCAACGTAATTTGGATGATAGATTTCATCTACTAATCCAGTCGCAAGACCGATTTGATTTCCATAAGAGCTATAACCTTTCGCAGCTCCTGTTACAATCTTTCTTTGTGGAAGTTTACCTTGTAAGGTATCTTTTAAGGATACCGTCGGGTCAGCTGCTCCAGTTACTCTCATTGCTTGATAAACATAACCACGTCCGGATAATGGATCACGAATTGCTCCTCCAAGACAAGTTGCTGCTCCACCAAATGGTTCAATTTCGGTTGGATGGTTATGAGTCTCGTTCTTAAAAAATACCAACCACTCTTCTGTCACACCATCAATTTCAACCGGAACTACGATAGAACAGGCGTTGATTTCATCGGAAACTTCCATATCCTCAAGCTTCCCGTCTGCCTTTAGTTTCTTCATCGCAAGTAATGCAATGTCCATTAACGAAATGTACTTATCATCTCTATCTTTATAAAGGATCTCTCTATTCGCTTTATAATCTTCATATGCAGCCTTAATTGGCTCCTTATAATAACCTTCTTCAAAATCTACCTTAGTTAACTCCGTTAAGAAAGTGGTGTGGCGGCAATGATCGGACCAGTAAGTGTCTAGAACACGAATTTCCGTAATCGAAGGGTCTCTCTTTTCTTCCACTTTAAAATAATTTTGTATATGTTTAAAATCAGCATAAGTCATTGCTAAATTTAAAGATTCATATAATAAAAGAAGCTTCGTCTCCCCCATACTTTGAAAACCAATTAAATAGGATATATCCTCAGGTGTTTCAAACTCTGTCATTAAAGTTTCTGGTTTTACCTCATCTGTCTCCCTAGAATCCACAGGGTTAATACAATATTGTTTGATACGAACAAAATCTTCTTCCCCTAACGTACCATCTAATACATAAGTTGTTGCACAATGAATGACTGGCTCTTCTTTTTCATTTAAGAGCTTTACACACTGCTCCGCAGAATCTGCACGCTGGTCAAATTGTCCAGGGAGATATTCCACGGAAAATACTCTATCCCCTGATGCGAATGGAAACTTTTCCTCATATAAATCATCTACTGGTGGCTCTGAAAACACGATACCGAGTGCTTTTTGATAGGTTTCATCACTTACATTCTCTATATCATAACGGATTAAAACACGCACATTTGTAAGTGTCTTAAGCCCTAAATAACTTCTAAGCTCTTCTTTTAGCTCTTTAGCACGTACTGCATAAGGTACTTTTTTCTCTACATATACTCTTTTGACACTTCCCACGTCATTACCTCCGTATATTTTTCTAGGTTTTTGTGTATACTTCCTCTTTTCTGGTTATATTTATTATATCATAGGCGTATTTATAAATGAAATTAATATATATGAAATATTTCATTAGGTGAACTAATAAAGCCAGCTATTGTCCCATCTTATTATTGTCTGATTATATTTCAGTTAATGAGACAGTGCACTAGACAATCTTGTATGTCTATAGTACAATATGTGTGACTATTTTATCTAGTCCAAAGCGCAAAAAGCTAGTTCATCCATACAGTATTTGTAAGGGAGAACCAGCATGCGTAGTTAAGAATTCTGTTGAATACTCGGAGGAAATGATATGCTTTACTCAATTTTTAATAACTTGTCAGGCAAAAGTATTACTTTTGTAGGGTTATTGCTAGCTTTCTTGATAACATGTATCTTACTAAAGGTACTACAGAACATTCTACCAAGGGACGGTGGAAGAGCTCATGCGGTAAATGGTGGGCTGTCTCAAGGAAAGCCTCGCGGTGCAGGAATTGTTTTTATCCTAGTATTCGTTGTAGCTACATTGTTATTCGTTCCAATCTCCAGAGAACTAATTATTTATCTACTTATGATTATTGCTGCTATGATGAGCGGTTACTTAGACGATAGCTCAAAAGCACCTTGGGGCGAATATAAAAAAGGATTTATCGATTTAGTTATTGCTCTTGTGTGCGCCGTTACTTATGTGAATTTTAATGGCAGTACCTTAACAATTCTAACCACTGGTACTTCATTTGAACTTAATCCTGTCATCTATGTATTACTTGCAATGTTGTTAATTTGGGTTTCTATTAATGTAACCAATTGTACCGACGGAGTAGACGGGCTTAGTGGCAGCATCGGCATTGCTACGATACTTACCTTCTACCTTGTGTTTGTTTCAGTTATAGACAACCAAGATTATGCTTTAATTTCTCTACTTATGATTGCTTGTATTCTTGGTTACCTATGGTTTAATGCTTCTCCAAGTAAATTGTTAATGGGAGACGCTGGTTCCAGAGCAATCGGATTATTTATCGCAGTAATTGCTCTTAAAACAGGTAGTCCATTACTTTTTATCCCTGCTGCTATAGTTTTTATCATCGACGGAGGGCTTGGTTTGGTGAAGGTTGCTCTTCTTCGTTTCTTTAAGATTAAGATTTTAGTAAATACCAGAACACCAATCCATGATCATGTTAGAAAAAAACTAGGTTGGTCTGATCCACAGACCGTATTCCGTTTTATTACTATACAGGTTATGGTATCCTTTATCGTCCTTTATCTGTTGTTATAGTAGGAATCGAAATCATAGAAAGGGGAAGGCGCATTGGATATTAATTACGAGTTATATAAAGTATTCTATTATGTTGCAAAAACTCTAAGTTTTAGCGAAGCTGCTGCTGAATTATTCATCTCTCAATCTGCAGTTAGCCAATCCGTAAAAGTATTAGAAAAACGACTGAATCAGGTACTATTTATTCGTAGTACTAAAAGAGTAAGTCTTACCAAAGAAGGTGAGATGCTGTTTAAGCATATAGAACCAGCTATTAATTTAATCAGCAGAGGTGAGAATCAACTCCTAAACTCTACCCCAGCAGGTGGTATGCAATTACGAATTGCCGCAAGTGATACGATTTGTAGATATTTCTTAGTACCATATCTAAATAATTTTCACAAATCCTATCCTGAGGTACATATCCGTATTATTAATGGTACCTCACTTAAATGTGCAGAGTTGCTTGAGACAAATCAAGTGGATTTAATAGTTGTCAATTCACCTAACTCTGCATTAAACAATAACTTAAATATTCAAGATGTTACTACCTTTCGAGATGTCTTTGTTGCAAAACCAGACGCCTTTCCACTTGCCGATCATAAGCTTACGTTAACAGAGCTTCAGAAGTTACCTATCCTTATGCTTACGAAGCTATCTACAACAAGCGCCTTCCTTCATAATTTGTTCTTACAACAATCTTTGGATTTGGTGCCTGCTATAGAACTTAGCAGTAATGATTTATTGATTGATTTAGCTAAAATTGGTCTCGGCATCGCATTTGTACCGGATTTTTGTATCAATAATGTTAGCTCCCCAGAGCTTATTACGTTAGAAACAGCTGATGAAATGCCAGAGCGAAAATTAGTTGTAGCCTACGATGATAGCCTGCCACTCTCTGAGCCTGCACAATTTTTTATTCAGTCAATGGTAGACAAGTTATAGAATATTAGAGATATAATTAAAAAATGCTTAAAATAACAAGGGTGATATAGATTTTCGTTTTACCAACGAAAACTTATATCACCCTTATTGTTTCTAATATCAATTTACTTCATATACTACTTACTATTTTCCTTTGTTTATTCGTGTAATCTTCGTATCAGTTTATATACAATACAATTTTGTATCACCAAAGGTTTACTATGAGCAAAGAAGATAATACCATCGCTTGGTGCTATGATTTGTGAGATTACTTCCCCTTCGATCGGGTCAACAACTTCTGCTAAGACATCACCAAATTTCACTTCTTCTCCTGGTTTTCTAAGAGGGCGATATATTCCTGAAACATCTGTTTTAATTGGCATTAAAGTTTCTTCTTCCACAATACTTGCTATATAACCGCTATGACAGTTGTACTTGATGATTCCCATACGTGTTAGAAATCTAAGAACCGAAGATACCGCCTGTCTTGCTGATGTTTCATCAATACTGCTGGTTGCTGGAGTATATACAGAAAATGCATTCGTTCCATTCACTTGCCAGCAATAATTTAAAGTTCCTGTATCAAATGGATGTGGTTTTTTTGTGAGTACATATGGTAGCCCAAATAGATTCGCGAGGCTAGTGCTTTCATGCCCTGTTTCCATCATTCTGACATGAGGAATAAATTCTCCTGGAGTATGAAAACTTGCGAATTGGATACCAAAATTATAACCTTCCACTGCCTTAAATACTCCACCGGCGATACGCTCTGTTGTCTCACCACTATCATCTCCTGGAAACAAACGGTTTATATCAGACTTATCCATCGCCCAAAAACGTTTCTCTATGTTAATACTAGATTGATTCAATGTTGGTATTACCAGGATTTCATTGTTATTTACAATTGCTCCAATTTTTTCAAGCCTAGTTAATTCCTTAATCAACTGAGAGCAGATATATAACTGTTGTATTTCATTTCCCCTAGTTGGTCCCACAATACATGCTGCTTTTTCTCCCTTTCCAAAGCGAAAACCAACAATATGCATATCATCACGATAAGGACTTTTTACCGTATGAATTATTTCTTGAAACATTTACACCCCTCCTAGGATTCTAGCAATTAGGGAACCATCATAAACAACAGGGTATTCCCTTAATGTAAACACGACTCCATCACAAGGAGCTATAATGTGTTGAACAATCGTACCATTTAAGCTATCCACAATATTTCCCACAACATCTCCAGCTTTGATATCCATTAGGTGTTCTACACATGGTAAAAATACACCTGAGGCTTCTGCATGTATTAAAGTCACCTTATCCTGATCGGATGAGATCACTGACGTCTTTGGTGTAATGACAGGTCCACTCCAAATACCAAGCTTATGCATCAGACAAAAA is a window of Lachnoclostridium phytofermentans ISDg DNA encoding:
- the pepT gene encoding peptidase T; amino-acid sequence: MSKVLERFLNYVSFHTTSEDDQEPVPSTDRQWILAKALEQELKALGATNVRMSEHCYVYATIPATTTKKVPALGFVAHMDTAPALTAENVKPRVVKNYDGGDIVLNEALGIVMSPKQFPRLKNNEGQDLVVTDGTTLLGGDDKAGIAEIMTMAEYLLTHPEIEHGTIQIGFTPDEEVGRGVDFFDVEGFGADFAYTVDGSTLGEIEYENFNAAGVKLKIQGTSIHPGYAKGKMKNAVLLGMEFQQMLPVSENPAYTEGYEGFYHLDKIEGTVDSATLYYIIRDHDKVKFEEKKKLFSKVCEFLNEKYGQDTFSAEIKDNYYNMKEKVEPHMHLVDRAKEAMEALEITPTVVPIRGGTDGARLSFMGLPCPNLCTGGENYHGRYEYVSVNAMEKVVEILIKIIELYAK
- a CDS encoding phosphoribosylformylglycinamidine synthase subunit PurQ, with product MGSVKRVYVEKKVPYAVRAKELKEELRSYLGLKTLTNVRVLIRYDIENVSDETYQKALGIVFSEPPVDDLYEEKFPFASGDRVFSVEYLPGQFDQRADSAEQCVKLLNEKEEPVIHCATTYVLDGTLGEEDFVRIKQYCINPVDSRETDEVKPETLMTEFETPEDISYLIGFQSMGETKLLLLYESLNLAMTYADFKHIQNYFKVEEKRDPSITEIRVLDTYWSDHCRHTTFLTELTKVDFEEGYYKEPIKAAYEDYKANREILYKDRDDKYISLMDIALLAMKKLKADGKLEDMEVSDEINACSIVVPVEIDGVTEEWLVFFKNETHNHPTEIEPFGGAATCLGGAIRDPLSGRGYVYQAMRVTGAADPTVSLKDTLQGKLPQRKIVTGAAKGYSSYGNQIGLATGLVDEIYHPNYVAKRMEIGAVMGAAPRKNVIRENSEPGDIIILMGGRTGRDGCGGATGSSKVHTTESIQTCGAEVQKGNAPTERKLQRLFRREEVSKLIKKCNDFGAGGVSVAIGELADGLRIDLDKVPKKYAGLDGTELAISESQERMAIVVDKNDVEQMLAYANEENLEAVEVAVVTEEPRLVLNWRGKVIVDISRKFLDTNGAHQEATAVVTIPKAEENYFKAGAFYPAAKTVKLHGEVSETSSEETSKGQTLCEEMGKKVDNSIKEQWLSMLSDLNICSKKGLVEMFDSSIGAATVTMPYGGKFQLTPVQTMVAKLPVLRGACDTVTMMSYGYDPYLSSWSPFHGAVYAVISSVAKIVAAGGDHKKIRFTFQEYFRRLGNDARRWGEPLTALLGAYDAQMKLGLPSIGGKDSMSGTFNDIDVPPTLVSFAVDVAKANEVVTSELKNASNRLVRFSIEKDSYDLPEYEKLQHLYQAITKLIHEKVIVSAYALGAKGIAESVSKMAFGNQLGVDFDPNLTDSDLFAPAYGDIVAEVSESDFVKLDALNVSYQMVGTVTDTRIFNYKDISITMEEALSAWSNTLEKVFPTRSNMEEEVETEKVPCYLFDAKTIYIAKNKVAKPKVFIPVFPGTNCEYDSLRAFERAGAEVKTVVFKNLDERSIIESVDAFEKAIKEAQILMFPGGFSAGDEPDGSGKFIATAFRNVRISDAVNDLLKIKDGLVLGICNGFQALIKLGLVPNGEIMPQTVDSPTLTMNNIGRHISKTVYTKVVSNQSPWLRKAELGGVYSIPASHGEGRFVANEEWLKKLAANGQIATQYVDMNGNPTMDENYNPNGSYYAIEGITSPDGRVLGKMAHSERRGDGVALNIFGNQNQYIFESGVSYFK
- a CDS encoding M14 family metallopeptidase codes for the protein MFQEIIHTVKSPYRDDMHIVGFRFGKGEKAACIVGPTRGNEIQQLYICSQLIKELTRLEKIGAIVNNNEILVIPTLNQSSINIEKRFWAMDKSDINRLFPGDDSGETTERIAGGVFKAVEGYNFGIQFASFHTPGEFIPHVRMMETGHESTSLANLFGLPYVLTKKPHPFDTGTLNYCWQVNGTNAFSVYTPATSSIDETSARQAVSSVLRFLTRMGIIKYNCHSGYIASIVEEETLMPIKTDVSGIYRPLRKPGEEVKFGDVLAEVVDPIEGEVISQIIAPSDGIIFFAHSKPLVIQNCIVYKLIRRLHE
- a CDS encoding phospho-N-acetylmuramoyl-pentapeptide-transferase, with the protein product MLYSIFNNLSGKSITFVGLLLAFLITCILLKVLQNILPRDGGRAHAVNGGLSQGKPRGAGIVFILVFVVATLLFVPISRELIIYLLMIIAAMMSGYLDDSSKAPWGEYKKGFIDLVIALVCAVTYVNFNGSTLTILTTGTSFELNPVIYVLLAMLLIWVSINVTNCTDGVDGLSGSIGIATILTFYLVFVSVIDNQDYALISLLMIACILGYLWFNASPSKLLMGDAGSRAIGLFIAVIALKTGSPLLFIPAAIVFIIDGGLGLVKVALLRFFKIKILVNTRTPIHDHVRKKLGWSDPQTVFRFITIQVMVSFIVLYLLL
- a CDS encoding LysR family transcriptional regulator, yielding MDINYELYKVFYYVAKTLSFSEAAAELFISQSAVSQSVKVLEKRLNQVLFIRSTKRVSLTKEGEMLFKHIEPAINLISRGENQLLNSTPAGGMQLRIAASDTICRYFLVPYLNNFHKSYPEVHIRIINGTSLKCAELLETNQVDLIVVNSPNSALNNNLNIQDVTTFRDVFVAKPDAFPLADHKLTLTELQKLPILMLTKLSTTSAFLHNLFLQQSLDLVPAIELSSNDLLIDLAKIGLGIAFVPDFCINNVSSPELITLETADEMPERKLVVAYDDSLPLSEPAQFFIQSMVDKL